The following coding sequences are from one Candidatus Desulfofervidus auxilii window:
- a CDS encoding DUF1848 domain-containing protein, protein MKSIISVSRRTDIPAFYTDWFINRLKSGFVYVKHPFTKEWLYVSLKPEDIGVIVFWSKNFSPLLKQIEKIENKVSNLFFHFTITGNKILEPNVPDYKEAIKDFIFISKRYSPKHIVWRFDPICITNELSFDYYQEKFIKCIEKLCGYTKTCYISFVNLYKKVLINFRKYTNQIPIEISQIEKRRFAYKLAEIAEKYNIKLYACCNDYLLSDKVKKASCINAYYLSNLFHISLETKPAATRKECACTKSIDIGAYNTCIHGCVYCYANLNKEKAKKFYKNFSPIWNSMEGNVFINLKKTYLQKDKRANSHFLLNNCLF, encoded by the coding sequence ATGAAATCAATCATTTCAGTTAGCAGAAGGACAGATATTCCTGCTTTTTATACAGATTGGTTTATTAATCGTTTAAAATCTGGATTTGTTTATGTTAAACATCCTTTTACTAAAGAATGGCTATATGTTTCTTTAAAACCAGAAGATATAGGTGTGATTGTATTTTGGTCAAAAAATTTTTCTCCTTTATTAAAACAAATAGAAAAAATAGAAAATAAAGTTTCTAATTTATTTTTTCATTTCACTATCACAGGAAATAAAATACTTGAACCCAATGTACCTGATTATAAAGAAGCAATTAAAGATTTTATCTTTATTTCAAAAAGATATTCACCAAAACATATTGTCTGGCGATTTGATCCTATATGTATCACTAATGAACTTTCTTTTGATTATTATCAAGAAAAATTTATAAAATGTATTGAAAAATTATGTGGATATACAAAAACATGCTATATAAGTTTTGTAAACTTATATAAAAAAGTATTAATAAATTTTAGGAAATATACTAATCAAATCCCAATTGAAATCAGCCAGATTGAAAAAAGAAGATTTGCTTATAAATTGGCTGAAATAGCTGAAAAATACAATATAAAATTATATGCTTGTTGCAATGATTATCTTCTCTCTGACAAAGTTAAAAAAGCAAGTTGTATTAATGCCTATTATTTATCTAATCTTTTTCATATTTCATTAGAAACCAAACCTGCAGCTACAAGAAAAGAATGTGCTTGTACTAAAAGTATTGATATTGGCGCATATAACACTTGCATTCATGGTTGTGTATATTGTTATGCAAACCTCAATAAAGAAAAGGCTAAAAAATTTTATAAAAACTTTTCTCCTATATGGAATTCTATGGAAGGAAATGTTTTTATTAATTTAAAAAAAACATATCTTCAGAAGGACAAAAGGGCAAATTCACACTTTCTTTTAAACAATTGTTTATTTTAA
- a CDS encoding SemiSWEET transporter: MSEIIIGTIAGILTTFSALPQLYYSYKNKDVRSFTLKFLFPFIFGIFCWVIYGFLTNSLPVIVFNIIALCLWLPIVILKINDSL; this comes from the coding sequence ATGTCTGAAATAATAATAGGAACTATTGCAGGAATTTTGACTACTTTTAGTGCTTTACCTCAACTTTATTATTCATATAAAAATAAAGACGTACGCAGTTTTACCCTTAAATTTCTTTTCCCATTTATTTTTGGCATATTTTGTTGGGTAATTTATGGATTTTTAACAAATTCTTTACCAGTAATTGTCTTTAATATTATTGCTCTCTGTTTATGGTTGCCTATCGTTATTTTAAAAATTAATGACTCTCTATGA
- a CDS encoding hemolysin family protein has product MNEEDSLFSCLLDNFAKYIWNKELKKAKKFEKIFFWLLEKGKEKKFLSLEEFRIIIRAFRFKDTTVREIMIPGPEMVCAEVNTPITKIIELIIEKGHSRLPIYKEHFDNIIGILHAKNLLKIWLSKEKDMDLTKILIPPLFVPETQKINTLLKEMNTRHIHLAIVVDEHGSTVGLVTIEDIIEEIFGEIQDEYDREAIPIVQTTENTWRVRAGIDLDELGEILGIEFPEGKYETLAGFLIHLTGTVPKPKEVVYYKNFEFTILSATPRRLQEIMIKKIK; this is encoded by the coding sequence TTGAACGAGGAGGATAGTCTTTTTTCTTGCCTCCTAGATAATTTTGCTAAATACATATGGAATAAAGAGCTTAAAAAAGCTAAAAAATTTGAAAAAATATTTTTTTGGCTCCTCGAAAAAGGAAAAGAAAAAAAATTTTTGTCTTTAGAAGAATTTAGGATTATTATCAGGGCATTTCGCTTTAAAGATACCACAGTAAGAGAAATTATGATACCTGGCCCAGAGATGGTATGTGCTGAAGTAAATACTCCTATAACTAAGATTATTGAACTTATTATTGAAAAAGGACATAGTCGTTTACCTATATATAAAGAGCACTTTGACAATATCATTGGTATTCTTCATGCTAAAAATCTTCTTAAAATTTGGTTGAGCAAAGAAAAAGACATGGATTTGACTAAAATACTTATACCTCCTCTTTTTGTCCCAGAAACTCAAAAAATAAATACATTATTAAAAGAAATGAATACTCGTCATATCCATCTGGCAATTGTAGTTGACGAACATGGAAGCACTGTTGGGTTAGTCACTATTGAAGATATTATTGAAGAGATATTTGGTGAAATTCAAGATGAATATGATAGAGAAGCAATACCTATTGTTCAAACTACAGAAAATACTTGGCGGGTACGAGCAGGAATTGATTTGGATGAATTGGGAGAAATTTTGGGAATAGAATTTCCTGAAGGTAAATATGAAACACTAGCTGGTTTTTTAATTCATCTTACAGGCACTGTACCTAAGCCAAAAGAGGTTGTTTATTATAAAAATTTTGAATTTACAATACTCTCAGCTACTCCTCGCCGTCTTCAAGAAATAATGATAAAAAAGATTAAATAA
- a CDS encoding S-adenosylmethionine decarboxylase: protein MEKVRDGKGYHLIIDGVECDYNKISDNHFIYEFLDKYPTEINMNKVSPPYVNRYYMNDIEMIFGFVMIAESHISIHANLATSEMNLDIYSCKEFDIDKAIKDIIHLFGIKKSKIKVLIRGQEVPRFIKIADNLSAHLNETGTFIL from the coding sequence ATGGAAAAGGTCCGTGATGGCAAAGGATATCATCTCATAATTGATGGAGTAGAATGTGATTATAATAAAATTTCAGACAATCATTTCATTTATGAGTTTTTGGACAAATATCCTACTGAAATTAACATGAATAAGGTATCTCCTCCGTATGTAAATAGATATTATATGAATGATATTGAGATGATTTTTGGATTTGTGATGATTGCAGAAAGCCACATAAGCATTCATGCAAATTTAGCTACATCAGAGATGAATTTAGATATCTATTCATGTAAAGAATTTGATATAGATAAAGCTATAAAGGATATAATTCATCTTTTTGGTATAAAGAAAAGTAAAATAAAGGTCCTTATCAGAGGTCAAGAAGTCCCACGTTTTATTAAAATTGCAGACAATTTATCTGCTCATTTAAATGAGACAGGTACTTTTATCCTTTAG
- the speE gene encoding polyamine aminopropyltransferase — MIKFIENEPFSPIQYTYEVDNILFKGRSSYQEILVLETPDFGKVLVLDNIVQLTQRDEFFYHEMLVHIAMHTHPCAKKIVVIGGGDGGAVREVLKHESVEKVYLAELDKQVIEVSKNLLKFVSQSLDNPKVEIHIGDGSEFIKGVKDIDVVIVDSTDAIGFARSLYSYDFFLHVKKALKDDGLFVTHSESLCFHRDVTIEIQETLKKVFSIVDLYSVPIATYPGNWWTFSIASMKYNPRKPQKAPVTGVRFYDSEVHKWCFLPKTLYQRIMNKELKW, encoded by the coding sequence ATGATTAAATTTATAGAAAATGAACCCTTTTCTCCAATCCAATATACTTATGAAGTTGATAACATATTATTTAAAGGAAGAAGCTCATATCAAGAGATTTTAGTATTAGAAACCCCTGATTTTGGAAAAGTCCTTGTTTTAGATAACATTGTTCAATTGACCCAAAGGGATGAATTTTTTTATCACGAAATGCTAGTTCATATTGCCATGCATACACATCCCTGTGCAAAGAAAATTGTTGTTATAGGAGGAGGAGATGGAGGGGCTGTTAGAGAAGTTTTAAAACATGAAAGTGTTGAAAAAGTTTATTTGGCAGAACTTGATAAACAAGTCATTGAAGTTTCAAAAAATCTTTTAAAATTTGTTTCACAATCATTAGATAATCCAAAAGTAGAAATTCATATTGGAGATGGCTCTGAATTTATAAAAGGTGTTAAAGATATTGACGTTGTTATTGTAGATTCAACAGATGCTATTGGTTTTGCCCGCAGTTTATATTCTTATGATTTTTTTCTTCATGTGAAAAAAGCTTTAAAAGATGATGGTTTATTTGTAACTCATAGTGAATCTCTATGTTTTCATAGAGATGTTACTATTGAAATACAAGAAACTTTAAAAAAAGTATTTTCAATTGTTGATTTATATTCTGTGCCAATTGCTACATATCCTGGAAATTGGTGGACATTTTCAATTGCTTCAATGAAATACAATCCTAGAAAGCCACAAAAGGCACCTGTTACTGGAGTAAGATTTTATGATTCAGAAGTTCATAAATGGTGTTTTTTACCTAAAACATTATACCAAAGAATTATGAATAAAGAATTAAAATGGTAA